A stretch of DNA from Cryptomeria japonica chromosome 4, Sugi_1.0, whole genome shotgun sequence:
TTTTTTTCTCTcctttttatttgcctacaattttgcttacaaaaatattaataataatttcatTTAGAAAAATAAAAGTTGAGCAACTGCTGCtaaccaaaataagctaagcagcagcATGGGGACCTGCCCTAAGCCATGTGACTAATATAGAGTATCACAAAGAGCAATCAGCTAGATAACAAATGATGTACATAAATGATCCATGTTTCCACTAATCTAACTACAATCATTAACTACTCTACTTATAGGCAGGAATTTCACACAAGGTGTCTTTTGGTTTTGTTTATTTTTCCTCATCTATTATTTTCAGTAGTTTTAGGAAGCAGATAATTGTACCATCTATATACTCCAAACCCACTTAAGAAGTGTTACGTTCCACAACATTCTTCATTATTGTTCGTTGCCATTCTATGGTATCCTTATTAGTCTTGAGCTATGCTATCTTAGATACATTTCATATTATCATAATTTTAGGGATTCTCCTAAATAATGAATACTCGGTGGGGTCACAAAACATTGTACAAAAGGAAGCCAAAGTATTGAGATAACTATTTTAATTGTTAAAACATGTTAAGCATACAATTTCTCCAGAATTTTATAAAAAAACATGGTATAGCTCTAGTTGTGCAGATATGTTTATTTAAGTGGCACATGTTTAAGTGTATATGATAATTCTATAGCTAGCCAACATCCAGATGAAGGGTAAAAGGAGTTACATGGATACAACTCGGTTTTAGAAAAATGTAACAAAAATGTTTAACTGAAGAAATCTGAATTTTTTTAAAGGGTGACCTGCATGGCTCTACAATGTACCCATTCTCCATTACTGCACACCTTCGAAAAGTAGAGAAACTAAGGATTTGATAGGCAAGAAAAGACTCGAATGAGATACTCTACATTTGAATGAAATGCTCCTATAGGACTCGCCTCAAATTCTTGTGAGCTAAAAAGGGGAACAGGATGACAAGCTATTAAGGAATTATAGAGGGACCATCTGGTAGCTTATAGCATGAAAAGCATCACAATAATCTTTGAAACTATACCTTATACAATCACTGGTAGTTTCAGCTTTTGGACTTTTAAGATTGTCCATGAGCAACACACTTCTTCTTGCAAGCCTGTGATCTAATTTGTGCTGCTCCTGCAAGTAATAAGCATCAACCTATCCATGTCATCATAAATATTCACTTTTAAAGTACACACAACTCTTCAATGAATGGCTGTGACATATGAAACAACAACAGTTATATCATCCAATTTCCCCCCTTGATACCAATAGCCTGCCTTTTGAGCAGCATCAGAGAAAGGAGTGTCTTTATTTTTGTCTTGTGCACGCTGCCTTGCAGATACTGCAATTTTTTGAGCAGTTGTCTGAGGTTCAAAATTATCCCCTATCGCATCAACCACCAGTGCAGTCAATTCACCgtcatacaagttgtcaaataaTCCATCTGTGCCGGCAATTATAACATCTCCATGTGCCACATTAATGGTGAAGGTCTGCATGCATGCTTCCCAAATGGGTAAAAATTACTCCCTTGCCATATCAGGTGTACAACTAGAGCTGCAAGTCTAATGCAGTGAATCAAAAGGCAAATAATATATATGCTTCCATTACCTGAGCAGAACTTGGAAGATCAGCGCCATCACCACTTTGAAGCTGAAAACAACAATTGAAGCCATGCTGCTGAATAGGGGACTTGAATAGTGTATGCCCACCTCTTATTACAACAAACCCACTATCACCCAGATTTGCTGCATGCAATCCCTGGAAATGAAAAAGAACAAAATACAGATACTCAGGTATACAAGCTAAAATAATTAGAACCATGAAGAAGTAAATGTAAATATATCAATAAATCTAACAGTGAGCAAACTTTGCTTTAGAAGAATCACAGATATGCCAATCTGCAAACAATTTTGAGCAAAAAGGATACAGAATATTTACAACAAAAAGATATGTAGGATTGTATAACAAATCAAAACACAGTAGAGGATCCTTGGAATTTTGCAGTTACCCGATCTGAAAGTACTAATATACAAGCAGTAGAGGATCCTTGTGACTTTGTACTCAAATAGGCCTTCTCTAACACCTTAACAGGATCAATTGAACTTTGAGGCTCCCCTTTAATGGCAACAACAGAGTTTGCCATGAGTTCTCTAGCATAATCTCCTGCATTAATGCCCACTTCCGCCCACCCTCCAACACCATCAGCAACACCAACAGCTTGTTCCTCTGTAAGGATGAAGAGAGCATCTTCTCCACCTCTGTCCTCTTTGTCAGGATGTGGAAGGTAGTGTGATCCAgaaaccaatttcaaaattttattgtcCACAGATGCCCTGAATATCATGcataagagaccttgaacaagactATAATAAAACAATATACATTTACAATAGTTTCATGAAACTTTATTAAGAACCATGCCCTTTGATACTCAGATCCAACACAAATTGATATACAAATGAAGGTACAAAAATACAACTCAAGGAACACCGTACTCGAGAAATATTTCCCTTATTTGAACAGCTAACAGATAAGATCAACATGGGACAAACTTTTATCTAGGGCCTAAATCTTGCATGTGATGTATTGAAAAGTGAATATTTGAGGGAATTTCTGAAAGTGTCCTGAAAATATATGAAACTGTGCAGAAGAAGTCAACAAATACCACTACTTGAAGAACAATTTGATCACAAGGAGTCTCTAATTGCAGCAAAGTTGCAAACAAAACTAAGCTTAATGTTCATATATGAATGATAATTTTCTAAACTGAATATAAATGCCTCTTCAACTCTAAAAATATACTAAATATAAAGCAATTATAAAATAACAAAGCTTCTGGAAAGTTTGCATAAGGATTTAGAAGACCAATGTTCAGACCACAATTTGTCATCCATCATTGGGATTATAGTGTAACTGTCATCtatgatctaattattcttcttgGTTTAAAGAATATCACAACATGTCACTCTTAAAACAACTTGACATCTTGGATGACTGATGTAATGCTAGTATGATTCCAATGTCATGAATGGCGATGCCGTGGATATATCtcatatttgccaacaacttttatcTTACTCTAGTTTTAAAGGGATTATTTTGAAGGTGTTACTATGATGTTctgatcaatgatgaaaatagtaTATAACTACTTTCATTAAGTATACTCTCCACAATTCCTTATCGTTCATTGTAGTTCAGTGAATCAGTCAATCAAGAGTTTGCATCATCACCATTCTTCTCAAGCTTGTCAAACAATTTCAATGACAACTCATCCAGACCTCCTATGCATctcttcatcctcatcctcatcctcatcaactCATAATAGTACAATGACGTGAATGCTATACATAAACTTTATGCATGCAGCAGAGCAACTAGTGATCCGCAAAAAAGTGGTGAATGATGAGTTGTCTCAGCTCTGTAACTACATCCTATGCGCCCTTGGTCATCCAGTGGGACTATTTTGAGCAAGGCTGGTCTCTCCTCTCTCTCTAATTTACTGAAAAAAACACTCAATTTTACAGTATATAAGAATTGCTTTTAAAGAACACATCCTTGTAATAGAACACAAATTTCCACCTTCATGTCTCAGCAGTTTGAGAAACTCTCCCAGACCTCTTTGCATACGATTTTGGTAGCTATGTCTGCCATGTGAAAAGCAGTGCTCATCCTATCCCACCTACTTTTTATATTGCACTAGAAATTGTTATGTAGCTCTGAAATGTGATCCCTCTCAGAGATAATAGATATCTCATGCTATTAAATGTCTCTCATCTCTTTGAAAATAGAAGCTTGTGCCTGTGTGGCATGTAAGCTCCAAAATACGGCCAATGAATATGACTGCATATTGGGAAGCCGAAATTTCCTACTGAATATTACTTAATACTTCAATTTCACCTTCTTTGCCTCATTTGACTCAAACTCTCAGTATCTTAAACACACACTAGATGCTAATGTCCTCTACAAAGACTTACACCTCCATCGCCATCAGCAAAAATAGAAAAGCAACTAGCATAAGATGTATTCCTCAGTCCTATAAATAGTTAGATACCCATACTTAGCTAGTATAGGTAAACATCTGCAGGTCCCTTGCAGTTGGTCAGCTCTTGGATTCACaagatttttaattccttccaAAGCATTGTCAAGTGCATGCATACAAAATGGGATCAAATAAATCTGTTTGTTGATGCTAACTATTAAATCAGTTGGATAAGAAACACTTACTGCATATATAACCACTTAGACTGCATTTTAGGGTCTAAACTCCTGTATGGCTCAAATTGGATAGTTGGTATCCTACATCTTCTAACCTTCTATGTGCTCACCTGCGCTGTTTGACATTTAAATTGAAAATTTTCTATCTTATGCTTTCCACTACATTCAACTGCATAGAGAAAGAATGCTTGCTGATGAGGTGGCAATGGTGTTGATTTGTGGGAGACAATTGATATTTGTTAACCCATCAATTCAAGATACTGTGTCCTAACATCACCTCTTTCATTCAACATTCAAATTTAGGCACCATCTTATCTATGGGCAATGTCCTAAGTTTGTGCTTGTGTTGTGACACGAGAACCTATACCTAAAGCCCTTGCTGTTACCCTTACAAGAACCTTTTCCAAAGAGGATTCCGCAATAGAGAGTGGGAGACCAATGAACAGAAATATCTACAAACCTCTCACCAGTTAGATTCAAATAGTGTGTAGTGTAAATTTCATTAATACTCATTCCCAAATTATTTCTTAAGTATCCTTAGCATGAACACTCATACCAAATAAATTCAATAGCCAAATCACAGTATCCTTTGCATTCCAAAGCAAAATATAACTTTAAAACAAGAGAATCAAGACAAGCTTTGAAATAatgataaaatgatatgaaaaataaaataaaaagttgtAACTTTTGCAAATCTTTACCATGTTGAAATTGATCTCCTTCTTGTGCATTTTTTCTCCTAGTACCGTCTTTATATCATGTTGTTGGCTTGTTGCCCTGTGTTTCTCCCTCTTTTTACTTAAGTTGAAACAATTGCTTCAAGTGTGAGAGTTAGGGTTAAAGCAATAAGTAgattaacttatttattttattcGGTAGCTTTTGGTAGGGAACATCCTGCAGTCCCCTGTCAATTGCCTAATGGCCCAATATTGAGTAACACACCTCTGATGTCTCCCTGCTTGTAGGGACGTCTCTGAGGCATCTCCTCATCCCAATTCCCTAATTTACCAGGAAGCACACCCCCAACTCCAAGGACATGCCCCTGCGCAGACAATAAACCTTTAAGTTCAATTGAATATCTGATCTATTTCTATCGTCATAGCTTTTTAAGGGCTTGAGATGAATGTTTATACCTAAAATGTGCAAAGAAAAAAGTTAGTGACAAAGAGGAAATGACCAAAGGTAGAAACTGTCACATCCCTGCCAATATATGAGATTGCAGCCTTTATAAGATGAGATCACAGCCTTTATAGCAGTCAAACCCAGGTGATAAAATAAAAAGTATGATAGCAAATCTATTGTTAAGGGCCGACCAaggaataattaaagaattaattgaggCCCAACCTAGAATAACAAGGATTAATTATCAGCAAGGGAGGCCAACTGAGATTAGTTAAGAAATATTATTAACATCGCTCTATGAGGAGATGTATCCCTTGCCACGTGAAGAGGTATGACTCCCCCACTTTTGGGAGGTATAAAGGGGAGCAAAACTCATTTGTAGAAGGCATCATGGAAGATATCAATTTGGAATAGAAACTGAAAGAATtcagaaattattagagagaagagAAATGCAACGTCATACGAATCAGAGCAGGCTTATTACATCAgacatataaatatattattacAGCGGACATGGATATATTACTCAGCATATTTGAGAGGTACAATATATCGATCAGGTCACAGAGTTTTAGATATAAATTGCATTCAGAAATAAAGCAGCCATTTATATTTAGCAGAATAATTGACATGCAATATGATTGAGTCTATTATTTAATCTTGTATATGAatcattgatttatttatttgattaacttGACAATCCCGATTCTCGTAAAATATTCATCAGATTTAATAGAGCAATCTTATTAGAAACGGGCAAGGAAACACAATAGGGATGCAGGAGTACAGGTCCTATCCATTAAGTGGATGCCCATTGAATTAATTACTTGTTAGCACTCATTGAGTTGGatgcttgtgggccaaggggttggATTTAGTTGGTTGCTTGTTCGATGCTCTTGGGCTTAATTGTGAAGGATAGTCTACCGGCATCCTATGGTGTTTTCCCCTCAAGTTTCTAATATGATTGAAGCTATAGTGTGCATGTTTACAAATAGGAATCTTCATTATCATTTtgtttaatgattaattaattattctccTAAATTCAATTGCTATTGTGTGATTTAGTGAAAGAATACTTCTGTAAataagttgcatttttggatttgTTATTCTTTTGGGCAAAATTAGGTATATCCCCAAAGGGTCATTACAGAAATCTCAAAATCGTTGACATACACAATGCCAAATGAGACATAAAAGCAATAGCATAGACTTGTATCCAGCTGGAATGTTCATAGGATAAAAAATGGACAAAAgagttaaaaacaaaaaacaaagagcaaaacatTTAATCAAATAAACCATGGCTAATCAAAGCaaatgtaaatcattatatgcaATTCCCACAGGAACACAATTGCGAAATGTTTTCATTTGAGTCTGATTCCCCCTTAATCTTGTCCCAATGAGCTTCCTGCACAGATACTGGCTCTCAGAAACAACATTATTCAATAATTCCTGGGATGGTAGGGGACAAGTCTCTCATTTTGCAGTGGTTGTCTCACTCTTTTGCCCCCATCGAGTGCTGCAAGATGCCCTCAACAATGAAATATTTTGAATTTGAACATTGTACCATGAAGAAGCTGAGGGACTTGCTCTAGGATTTTAGAGTCCCCTGATTGTGTGTTGTACTGCACATTCTGCAAAGCCCAACTACTCTTTTTGGTCAGAAGAAACCTGAACCTGCAACTTTCTATGAGTTTCCAACT
This window harbors:
- the LOC131036091 gene encoding probable protein phosphatase 2C 55, giving the protein MERALMASSSSLSQSLKFITTEFTNRCVIPASVAAWRPTPTKLSTPKLIFTVTPAAQPVPPLYCSASSRHHITAAYYHSNQASVDNKILKLVSGSHYLPHPDKEDRGGEDALFILTEEQAVGVADGVGGWAEVGINAGDYARELMANSVVAIKGEPQSSIDPVKVLEKAYLSTKSQGSSTACILVLSDRGLHAANLGDSGFVVIRGGHTLFKSPIQQHGFNCCFQLQSGDGADLPSSAQTFTINVAHGDVIIAGTDGLFDNLYDGELTALVVDAIGDNFEPQTTAQKIAVSARQRAQDKNKDTPFSDAAQKAGYWYQGGKLDDITVVVSYVTAIH